CCCAACACCCGACGCACTTTACAAACTGGATACATCAAACCGCGTTATTTTAATCGCAACGTTCTCGAAGATTCTCGGTTGTGGTCTCCGTCAGGGATATTTCGTCGCAAAATCACCATATAGAGAGATGATTCATGCGAATCGGTGGGATGGTGGATGTAGTGCGCTAGCGAGTGCAATCGTGGCAGAGTTCTTCAAAGAACATCTTGATGCACACCTCGCTAAGACAAACGCTGCCGTAGGCGCGAAATGTCGTGCTGTGGTTGGCACACTCCGGGAGGATGTGAGCGACATCTGCACTTGGACTGAGCCACGCGGTGGACTTTTCCTCTGGATCGATTTACCGGAAACGACGGATATGGACAAGGTCGCAGAAATTGCTGCCCAACACAACGTGGGTTACAGCACCGGTAACGCATTCCATTATCGAGGCGATCCCGTCAAGAGCATCCGCTTGGCTTACGCGTACACCCATCTTGATTATATAGGCGAAGGTATCGGTTACCTCTGTGATGCAATTCGCGCGGCACAAGTTGAATCGGATGATATAGCTGCCGATTAACTTGCCTTCAAATCCGTAAATCTGGATTGCGCGCTAGGAAATGCCGCATCCGTTAGTTAGCATTTCCTGTGGAAGACAGGAGAATGAGTGACATTACTGAACTGGTTATCCATTTACAAAATTCGAGTCCGGATGTCCGCAGCGGTGCCATTAACGCGTTAGCAAAAACCGGAGATTCAAGAGTTGTTGCGCCACTGATAACGGCATTGCAGGATGAGTCTGAATCGGTTCGGGGATGTGCGCTTCAGGGGTTAAAAGACATCGGTCCGCCGGCAGTTCCGCTTTTGATAGTTGCACTGAAAAACCGAGATCGATGGGTTCGCAGGAAAGCCTCCTGTGTGATTGATGATATTGGCTACGAATTGAGGGAAATAGGGGATTTTCGAGCGGTTGAACCCCTGATAGATGCGCTCAAGGATTCGAGGAGTGTCGTTCGCGGTCATTCCGTGACAGCATTAGGAAAAATTGGCGGACCACAAGCCCTTCCGGCGGTGATAGCTGCGTTGAAAACCGAAGCGGTGGGAAGTGCGCTCGACATTAGGGTCTGCTATCGCGCTATTGAAGCATTGCAGAGACTCGGTGAAACAGCAGCTGAGTTCTTGATCCCTGCGTTGCAACATCCAGATAAAGCTATCCGCAGAAAAGCGGCTACGCTACTCGGTAAAACTGGCGAAACAGGCGCAGTTGAACTACTCATCGGTGCCCTCAGAGACAAATACCCGCGCGTCCGTAGCAGGGCAGCACATGCGTTAGGACGAATTGGCAATCCGAGTGCTGTCAAGCCTTTAGCTATTGCAATCACGGATGAGGCACCCAATGTCCGTATCAATGCGCTTCATGCATTGGGTAAATTCGGTGAATCTGCAGTAGCAGCGCTAGGAGATCCCGTCGTATCTGTCCGTAGACACACCATCGCTGCGTTGGAAAAAAACCGGTAGTAGGCAGGTCATCTCTCCATTGGAAAAGATGGCAAGGAATGAATCCGAGGACTCTGTCCGACAGGCTGCCAAACGGGCATTGAGGAAGCGAAGGAATTGACGTTACGGCAAATTGAAATGCGGTGCCCTGAAGCGTTAATTTTCCGCTCATTATTTTGGAGAGGGAGAACAACAGATGAAAAAACCTAATCAACTAAACAACTATTCCGCTCCTATCGTAATTTTGCTCCTAATCGCACTCCTGTCCGCAGGCTGCGCCGCCTTGGAAGAGGCACAACAGCGAAAGCAAGAGCGAACTAGACGACAGCAACAAGAACGGTACATGACTTTTGAACTGCCAAACACGGAAATCGAAGCATCATCAGATAGCCTGACACTTACAAGCGAGCACTACACCTTTACTTTTGCCGATGATCTGTTGACACACGCAGACTATGATGAACCCGAAGAGCGGCAGAATATGGGCAAGGGCGCGCTGCTGTTTATGGAGAGTCTTTATAATTACGTCCATGACATCTTCGGTTTTGAACCGAAGCATCAGTTGATGGTGAACCTGCGTCAGACGCATCACGGCTCCACAAACCTTGCAACGACATCGACCCGCACCCAAACAATCTATCAAAACGGTGAGTGGCTAAAAGTTGTTGAAGGGATCGAGATGGACTTCCCGGTGGCGATGTTTAACCAGCGGGATGTCCGAGCACATGAATTGACCCATGCGTTCACAAATATCTACCTGCTTCCAACGTGGTTCGCAGAAGGGATTGCGGTTTTGGTTCAGGTTGAATATGCACGCGGAAAGAGTCACCGCCGGCTTGGTCTGTATGAAGAGTTGAAAACGGATCTTGATGGTCGCAATGCCGTTCAGTATTGGAAGGGCCATCTTAGCGCGGATCAATTGACTCAATGGCGGTATAGCTATTCGTACTCAATTGTGGCAGAACTAAAAAAGCGATTTGGGGAGGATTTTTACCCGACCCTCTTTCGCTTAATCGAAGCAGATCAACTCCACCAAAGGTTACCCGGTGAAATGACGACCAGTTTTTTGGTTTACTACCTGAGCCAAGCCGCCGGTCAGGATCTTATCCCGTTCTTTAGGGAACTGAAATTCCAGGTCCAAAAACTCACGAAATCGGAAATTCTGTCAACTATCATGCAGGCAAACCAAGAATACCTTGGGAGGTAAAATCCGATGCGACTTCAATCCACCTTTGCCTATCTATTTTTCGCGTTTACCCTTGTTTCGCTTTACGGGTGCACCACAGGCCTGATTGCTGACCAAACCTGGAGTGAGAATTACGCCCTTATGGAGGGTGTACAAGCCAATGATCCAGCGATTGTTGATGGCGATCTCAAAACAGTCGGTCAATCACAATATGTCGAGCCTTCGTCGGATGTTGTTCAAAGCCATCACGCCTCCTCCGAATCGGTGATACTCCTGCCCGCTCCGAAGTCCATCCATCGTGTTGTAATACATTCCTCCAACGTTCAGGCATTTGATATATGGGTGGCTGACAACCAGGGAAGATGGGACCGAATCAAAGAGATCAAAAGCGTCAAGCAGAAGGTCATTGATGTGCGACTAAATCGTGCCGTGCGCACTAACGGCGTGAAAGTTCGGATTAGTCGGACTACAGATGATGCAGAGCTTCGGCAAAAAAATATCCAACGCGTTCGTGGATGGCGGATCTATTCTGGACACGTCCGTGCGCCGGCGAAGATCTCCGAGATAGAACTGTTCGGCTTCGCGTCCAAGAAGGACGTAGAAGATGCACAGAACAAGATGTCTCAGGAGGAAGCGGACGAGAAGGAGCTCGACGAATTGTTGGAATTTTAAGTAGAACTGGTAGATATACCGCTATTTCTTGACCCTGTTAGTGATCGGTATTAGCGAGCAATTTTTGTATTTTTTCCTCAATCATAACCTCGTCACCGGGGCCAAAGCCCACGCTACGGTGCTGAATAATTCCTTCCCTGTCGATATAGTATGTGCACGGGATGCCGCTGACATCATATCCTTGAGCTTGGGTGCCTCCGTCCAAAAGCACGGTGTATGAGATCTGAGGTTCTGCAAAGCGCTTCACTTTCATATAATCGGTCTCGGTGTTCATACCGATGACCACCAACCCCTGATCTTTATATTTTGTGTAAAGTGCCTCCAGATGTGGGATTTCTACGCGGCACGGACTGCACCACGTCGCCCAGAAGTTGAGTACGACCGGTTGTCCTCTGAAGTCCGACAGGCTGACTTGATTTCCCCTTAGGTCCCGTAGTGTGAAGTCAGGAGCAGGTTTCTCAATGAGTGCATGCTCATACCTGCGATTTTCCCGATCCGGTGACACACATCCCGTTACAGCAATCATTAGCGAAAACAGGATAGACACGACGAGGAAAGATCTTCGGGCTTGGTTTATCGGTTTCATCGGTTGTTCTCCCCCAACGGTTTAGTGCATAGTCAAGCAGCTTATCACAAATAAACCTTATAAACTTGGTCTATTATACCAGTAGGCTGTAGCTATCTCAAGCCAAATCTACTCGGAACAGAAATCCCATCTATGCGTATTCTGCACACATCAGACTGGCACATCGGGCATCGACTCTATGAACAGGATCGAATCGGGGAGCATCGCCAATTCCTTGATTGGCTCCTAACGAAAATTAAAGAAAAAGAAGTTGATGTGCTACTCGTTGCAGGTGACATCTTCGATACCGCGCTACCCTCCTCAGAAGCAACAAAACTCTATTACCGATTTCTCTTTCAGTTATACGATGAGACACACGCCCACGCCGTTATCACCGCCGGTAACCATGACTCTCCGAAGCATTTGGCTGCGCCCCGTGAGTTTCTTAGAATGGGACGGATTCACGTTGTTGGGCCTGCATCTGAACCTGCGGAGTGCCTTGTTACCCTTCCCGTCGAAAATCCGAGCGTTGCTATTGCAGCAGTTCCGTACCTGTCCGAAAGCGAGCTTTCACATATTTCATTTGAGACAGAGCCTGAAAGAGCGGAACGTTATCGGGAACGGTTAAAGGCATTTTATCACCAATGTGTTGAACGTATGCCGCCGGAGCTGTCCAAGATTTTGATGGGACATATCTTCGTTCATGGCGGGCAAGTGGGCGATTCGGAACGAAACATCCAAATCGGCGGGGCGACAGCTATGCAGGTTAGCGATTTCCCTGATGATGTGACTTATGTTGCGCTCGGACATCTGCATCGACCACATGCCATTAGTGGGGCAAGCTATCCGGTCCAATATGCTGGTTCACCGCTGCCGCTGCGATTCAACGAAGCGAACTACTCCAAGAAGGTATATCTGTTAGATGTTCCAACAGCCGGTGGTGTGGGTGTAGAAGAAATTGAGGTTCCTATTTTCAAGGAACTCTGGACTGTGACGGGGGATATTGACGAAGTGAGCTTAATGGCGATGTCGCCGGAATGGGACGGGAAATATATTCAGGTACAACTGAAACTCAACCGACCGGAGGTTGGCATCAGTGATAAAATTCGAGAGATGTTTCACCGACATGGTGGGGAGGTCTTGAGCGTTGAGGTCGAACTGCCAGCGCAAACGGAGCGTCAGGAAATACCGATTGAGGAGATGCGGCAGCCAACGGAAATCTTTGAACAATTTTACAAAGAAAAATTTAATGAAAGTCCTGATGAATTGATGATGGAAACGTTCAATGAATTGTTGCAGCTCGTTGAGGAAGAAAAATGAAACTATGCACACTGAAACTCAAGAATCTAAATAGTTTCCGTGGAGAGATTGAACTCGATTTTGAAAAATCACCATTGGATGAGGCTTCCCTTGTGGCAATTACTGGTCCCACCGGTGCGGGAAAAACAACGCTGTTGGATGCGATCTGCGTCGCCCTATACGGCAGAACACCGCGCTTGACAGGAGTTGGAAGCCAAAATCCGAGCCATCTCCTCAGCCACGGTGAAACCGATTGCCATGCCGAGGTGCATTTTGTGGCAAATGGCATCCGTTACCTTGCTGAGTGGAGCCTAAGACGTAAAAGTTCTCCAAACGGACGGTTGCTTTCTACTGAGGATGGCAAACTAATTAGCGATAGACTATCCGCACGAGGTAAAACCCTTGGTGCCAGTAAAAATACAATCAGCGAAGAGATAACCGATATCTTGGGACTTGATTTTGACGCGTTTAAGCGGTCTGTGATGTTAGCACAAGGAGAGTTTGCAGCATTCTTGAAAGCGAAGGACGAAGAGAGACGGACAATTTTAGAAGCCACCGCCGGCGTTGACATCTACGAAGAATTAAAAAAATCGTTAAACGAAAAAGTACGATCGGTTAAAGAAGAACAGGTCGATGTCTTAAATAAACTGAATACCATCCCAGAAGCCTCTCATGAGCAACTCGTCGTGGTCAAAGCTGAACTCGGCAACTTACATGCCTCAACCAACACGTTAAGCATGAAAAACGAGAAAATTCAGAAGGAGAAAGAGCGAGAAAAAAAGCGTACGGAGGATTTTGCGGAACTTCAGACTTCAGAAGAACGCCAAGAGGCACTCTTGAATCAAGGTCCGATGATTGAGGCACTCAAAACAGAGCGAGAATGTGCAGAGCGCGCGAATCGCCTGCTTCCTGAAAAACAGGCATTTGATATTGCAAAATCGGAACTCGAAAAAGCGGAGACGGCACTTCGTCAGGCTAAAATGGAACTTACAGAGGCGCAGGAGCAATTTGATGAAAATCAAGCCGACTTTGACGAAAAAGATGAGGCATATCAAATAGAGAAAGCCGCAGGAGAGCAAAAAACCGAGGCGTACAGGGAGGCAAAATCTGATGTGGAGCGCGCGCAAACCCAATTTCAGTTGGTCAAAGAGCGAGAGCCTCGTTTGCAGCAGCTGGAGGAACAGATTGATGCCCTTTCAACCGAGTTAGCTGATAAACGT
The genomic region above belongs to Candidatus Poribacteria bacterium and contains:
- a CDS encoding AAA family ATPase, which produces MKLCTLKLKNLNSFRGEIELDFEKSPLDEASLVAITGPTGAGKTTLLDAICVALYGRTPRLTGVGSQNPSHLLSHGETDCHAEVHFVANGIRYLAEWSLRRKSSPNGRLLSTEDGKLISDRLSARGKTLGASKNTISEEITDILGLDFDAFKRSVMLAQGEFAAFLKAKDEERRTILEATAGVDIYEELKKSLNEKVRSVKEEQVDVLNKLNTIPEASHEQLVVVKAELGNLHASTNTLSMKNEKIQKEKEREKKRTEDFAELQTSEERQEALLNQGPMIEALKTERECAERANRLLPEKQAFDIAKSELEKAETALRQAKMELTEAQEQFDENQADFDEKDEAYQIEKAAGEQKTEAYREAKSDVERAQTQFQLVKEREPRLQQLEEQIDALSTELADKRQEQATLEEDIHEAETFLTENPLPSDRQPRLTQAKELLVELRSQRQQHTDKSNSQSEHTSEIGMSEGELKKLSENRKKLLTEKENAAAALAKADTELQASQVSGNLEDWQNRRKQ
- a CDS encoding TlpA family protein disulfide reductase; its protein translation is MKPINQARRSFLVVSILFSLMIAVTGCVSPDRENRRYEHALIEKPAPDFTLRDLRGNQVSLSDFRGQPVVLNFWATWCSPCRVEIPHLEALYTKYKDQGLVVIGMNTETDYMKVKRFAEPQISYTVLLDGGTQAQGYDVSGIPCTYYIDREGIIQHRSVGFGPGDEVMIEEKIQKLLANTDH
- a CDS encoding HEAT repeat domain-containing protein, giving the protein MSDITELVIHLQNSSPDVRSGAINALAKTGDSRVVAPLITALQDESESVRGCALQGLKDIGPPAVPLLIVALKNRDRWVRRKASCVIDDIGYELREIGDFRAVEPLIDALKDSRSVVRGHSVTALGKIGGPQALPAVIAALKTEAVGSALDIRVCYRAIEALQRLGETAAEFLIPALQHPDKAIRRKAATLLGKTGETGAVELLIGALRDKYPRVRSRAAHALGRIGNPSAVKPLAIAITDEAPNVRINALHALGKFGESAVAALGDPVVSVRRHTIAALEKNR
- a CDS encoding exonuclease SbcCD subunit D C-terminal domain-containing protein, translating into MRILHTSDWHIGHRLYEQDRIGEHRQFLDWLLTKIKEKEVDVLLVAGDIFDTALPSSEATKLYYRFLFQLYDETHAHAVITAGNHDSPKHLAAPREFLRMGRIHVVGPASEPAECLVTLPVENPSVAIAAVPYLSESELSHISFETEPERAERYRERLKAFYHQCVERMPPELSKILMGHIFVHGGQVGDSERNIQIGGATAMQVSDFPDDVTYVALGHLHRPHAISGASYPVQYAGSPLPLRFNEANYSKKVYLLDVPTAGGVGVEEIEVPIFKELWTVTGDIDEVSLMAMSPEWDGKYIQVQLKLNRPEVGISDKIREMFHRHGGEVLSVEVELPAQTERQEIPIEEMRQPTEIFEQFYKEKFNESPDELMMETFNELLQLVEEEK
- a CDS encoding aminotransferase class I/II-fold pyridoxal phosphate-dependent enzyme translates to PTPDALYKLDTSNRVILIATFSKILGCGLRQGYFVAKSPYREMIHANRWDGGCSALASAIVAEFFKEHLDAHLAKTNAAVGAKCRAVVGTLREDVSDICTWTEPRGGLFLWIDLPETTDMDKVAEIAAQHNVGYSTGNAFHYRGDPVKSIRLAYAYTHLDYIGEGIGYLCDAIRAAQVESDDIAAD